GAGAAATTTTTGATGAATAAGTACGGTATTCGCAATTTTCTTACATCAGAAGTAAAAAACAAAGGAGTAGAACAAATTTCAGAAGAAATATTACATCTCTTAGAAGAATGTGATTTGATTTATGTTTCCTTTGATGTAGATAGTCTTGACCCTCATATTTCAGAAGGAACAGGAACACCTGTTGAGAACGGACTTACCGTTGAACAAGCCAAAGAGCTAAATGCCCTTTTGATAAGTAATGACAAAGTCTGTGCTTGGGAAATGGTAGAAGTAAATCCTACTTTAGACAGAGAAAATGCTATGGCAGAAGAGGCTTTTGATATTTTGGAGTATGTAACTGACGTGCTTATCGAATCAAGAGAAAAATCTACTCGCCTAAAACTAGAACGCCAACATCCTCGTAACCCTGCTGAATTAGAAGGTTATTTTAGAACTATTGCAGAAGAACTTTTAGAGGAAGAGGAATAATGAAAAGAGTAAGGAAAAGGCATGCCTTTTCCTTACCAACTCGTTTAAAAGATTTCATTAGTCTTTTGACGCAAATAAAAATCAGCTATTACAAGTGCAGCCATTGCTTCTACAATTGGCACAGCTCTAGGCACAACACAAGGGTCGTGTCTTCCTTTTCCAGAAACAGTAACTGTATTTCCCTCTTTATCAACACTCTTTTGGTCTTGCATTAGTGTAGCGACTGGCTTAAAAGCCACCTTAAAATAAATATCTTCGCCATTGCTTATTCCTCCTTGTATGCCTCCAGAATGATTGGTTTTAGTACGCACTCTGCCATTTTCATCTGTATAAAATTCGTCGTTATGCTCAGAGCCTTTTAGTTTTACGCCTTCAAAGCCACTTCCATATTCAAAACCTTTAACGGCATTTATACTTAGCATTGCTTTTCCAAGTTCTGCGTGAAGTTTATCAAAGACAGGCTCTCCCAATCCCACAGGAACACCTTGCAACACACAAGAAACCACCCCACCAATCGTATCGCCTTCATTTTTGACTTGTTCTATCAAATCAATCATTTTTTGAGCCGTTCCTTCATCTGGGCAACGAATAATATTTTCTTTTCCTTCATTGTACTTAGAAAAATCTAATTCTGAATAGCTTTTTTCTAACGTAATATTTCCCACTCCAGAAACATAGCCTTGAATAGTAATTCCTTTTGATTTTAAAAATAGTTTGGCTACTGCTCCTGCTGCCACTCGTGCTGCTGTTTCTCGTGCAGAGCTTCTGCCACCTCCTCTATAATCTCGGTTGCCGTATTTTTGTTGATAGGTATAATCTGCGTGAGAAGGACGAAACTTATCTGCTATGTGGGAGTAATCTTTACTGTTTTGGTCTTGGTTAGGAATAAATATAGCCAAAGGAGTACCTGTCGTTTTGCCTTCAAAAATTCCTGAAAGGATTTGTAATTCGTCTTTTTCTTTGCGTGGTGTCGTAATTTTGGATTGCCCTGGTTTTCGGCGTTTCATTTCATTTGC
This region of Bernardetia sp. genomic DNA includes:
- the aroC gene encoding chorismate synthase, which gives rise to MNTFGHIFRITTFGESHGKGIGVTIDGCPAGIEIDVDFLANEMKRRKPGQSKITTPRKEKDELQILSGIFEGKTTGTPLAIFIPNQDQNSKDYSHIADKFRPSHADYTYQQKYGNRDYRGGGRSSARETAARVAAGAVAKLFLKSKGITIQGYVSGVGNITLEKSYSELDFSKYNEGKENIIRCPDEGTAQKMIDLIEQVKNEGDTIGGVVSCVLQGVPVGLGEPVFDKLHAELGKAMLSINAVKGFEYGSGFEGVKLKGSEHNDEFYTDENGRVRTKTNHSGGIQGGISNGEDIYFKVAFKPVATLMQDQKSVDKEGNTVTVSGKGRHDPCVVPRAVPIVEAMAALVIADFYLRQKTNEIF